From candidate division KSB1 bacterium:
CCTCTCCTTCCAGCCGGATGCCACCTCGCTCCTGCACGGGCTGGATACGGCGCCGTCCGCGATTGAATAGGTTCACCTGGAATCCCATCAACGCCAGGTGCCCGGCCATCGCCAGCCCCCCGTGACCCGCACCCAGGACGCAAAACCTCAACTCCTTCGGGTCTTTTGCGAGCATGGCCTTCAGGTACGCCCGCCTCTTC
This genomic window contains:
- a CDS encoding NAD(P)-binding domain-containing protein — translated: MNRNSADLDAKRRAYLKAMLAKDPKELRFCVLGAGHGGLAMAGHLALMGFQVNLFNRGRRRIQPVQERGGIRLEGE